A single genomic interval of Spinacia oleracea cultivar Varoflay chromosome 6, BTI_SOV_V1, whole genome shotgun sequence harbors:
- the LOC130463427 gene encoding uncharacterized protein, which yields MVSIPRVEMSQSDSKWPFILKRRQFPIKVCFAMTINKSPGQTFDHVGIYLPEPVFSHGQLYVAVSRVTTRSGLKICIPGKGTGDQQPGKTRNVVYKEIFNDL from the coding sequence ATGGTCAGCATTCCACGAGTAGAAATGTCACAATCAGATTCAAAATGGCCATTCATCTTAAAGCGCCGACAGTTCCCAATCAAAGTTTGCTTCGCAATGACAATCAATAAGAGTCCAGGACAAACATTCGACCATGTGGGAATATACTTACCAGAACCAGTCTTCAGCCATGGCCAACTATATGTTGCTGTCTCCAGAGTCACTACACGTAGTGGACTCAAAATCTGCATCCCCGGAAAAGGCACTGGTGATCAACAACCTGGAAAGACAAGAAATGTGGTTTACAAAGAAATTTTCAATGATCTTTAA
- the LOC130462496 gene encoding uncharacterized protein, whose product MFKNIKKIQDILEMDPQTKEMFTCSATIMSIHLDKKWHYNSCDTCKKKVDETFYCTNCEVVVKCPKTRYLLTVDIDDGTACIPMALFDKEAEIVVGSPIHKLLELQKKDNGKDNVFDRLQHCVGKQFTFKVKLSTRSETTELICQKTFQIDYQLEKSYKHQGPEVEQNPAKRLLMDKASDTTTEAETNLSDKPTTTEAEANLSDKPTGSNTEVDMHLLDNAIGNDTGVVRTAKKRDRNAMEKDTETTTITNPQN is encoded by the exons ATGTTCAAGAACATAAAAAAGATTCAAGACATTCTGGAAATGGATCCACAAACAAAG GAGATGTTCACCTGCAGTGCCACAATCATGAGCATTCACCTTGACAAAAAGTGGCATTACAACTCCTGTGACACATGTAAGAAAAAGGTAGATGAAACATTCTACTGTACAAATTGCGAGGTTGTGGTCAAATGCCCAAAAACAAG GTATCTCTTGACGGTTGATATAGACGACGGAACTGCATGTATCCCAATGGCATTGTTCGATAAGGAGGCTGAAATAGTCGTTGGAAGTCCAATACACAAACTCCTTGAATTGCAGAAAAAG GACAATGGCAAAGATAATGTGTTTGATCGACTACAACATTGTGTTGGGAAACAATTTACATTTAAGGTGAAGCTGAGTACAAGAAGTGAAACAACTGAGCTCATTTGCCAAAAAACATTCCAAATAGACTACCAATTGGAAAAGTCTTACAAACACCAAGGTCCAGAAGTG GAACAAAATCCAGCAAAAAGACTACTCATGGATAAAGCCTCAGATACAACTACTGAAGCAGAAACAAATCTCTCAGATAAACCAACAACTACTGAAGCAGAAGCAAATCTCTCGGATAAACCCACAGGAAGCAACACTGAAGTGGACATGCATCTGCTGGATAACGCCATAGGAAATGATACTGGAGTGGTAAGGACTGCAAAGAAGAGAGACAGAAATGCAAT GGAGAAAGACACAGAAACCACTACAATTACCAACCCTCAAAACTAA
- the LOC110800212 gene encoding tubulin beta-2 chain, whose product MREILHIQGGQCGNQIGSKFWEVVCAEHGVDTTGKYHGDSDLQLERINVYYNEAGCGRFVPRAVLMDLEPGTMDSIRSGPYGQIFRPDNFVFGQSGAGNNWAKGHYTEGAELIDSVLDVVRKEAENCDCLQGFQVCHSLGGGTGSGMGTLLISKIREEYPDRMMMTFSVFPSPKVSDTVVEPYNATLSVHQLVENADECMVLDNEALYDICFRTLKLTTPSFGDLNHLISATMSGVTCCLRFPGQLNSDLRKLAVNLIPFPRLHFFMVGFAPLTSRGSQQYRSLTVPELTQQMWDSKNMMCAADPRHGRYLTASAMFRGKMSTKEVDEQMLNVQNKNSSYFVEWIPSNVKSTVCDIPPTGLKMASTFIGNSTSIQEMFRRVSEQFTAMFRRKAFLHWYTGEGMDEMEFTEAESNMNDLVAEYQQYQDATAEEDEYEDEEEEEQYE is encoded by the exons ATGCGTGAAATCCTTCACATTCAAGGGGGTCAGTGCGGGAACCAAATCGGTTCTAAATTCTGGGAAGTTGTGTGCGCTGAACACGGCGTCGATACCACCGGAAAATACCACGGTGACAGTGACCTTCAACTTGAGAGAATCAATGTCTACTACAACGAAGCCGGTTGTGGGAGGTTCGTTCCCAGGGCTGTTCTTATGGATCTTGAGCCCGGTACCATGGACAGTATCAGATCCGGCCCGTATGGACAGATTTTCAGGCCTGACAACTTCGTCTTTGGACAGTCCGGTGCTGGTAATAACTGGGCGAAGGGTCATTACACTGAAGGTGCCGAGTTGATTGATTCTGTTCTTGATGTTGTGCGCAAAGAAGCTGAAAATTGTGACTGCTTGCAAG GGTTTCAAGTTTGTCATTCATTGGGAGGAGGAACTGGATCTGGGATGGGAACTTTGTTGATTTCGAAGATTAGGGAAGAATACCCAGATCGAATGATGATGACTTTCTCTGTTTTCCCTTCGCCTAAAGTGTCGGATACCGTGGTCGAGCCTTACAATGCAACTTTATCTGTTCACCAGCTTGTTGAGAATGCAGATGAGTGTATGGTTCTTGATAATGAAGCTTTGTATGATATCTGCTTCAGAACTTTGAAGCTTACCACCCCTAGCT TTGGCGATTTAAACCATTTGATATCGGCTACCATGTCCGGAGTTACATGTTGTCTGAGGTTCCCAGGTCAATTGAACTCTGACCTCAGGAAACTGGCAGTGAATCTGATTCCATTCCCCCGGCTTCATTTCTTCATGGTGGGTTTTGCTCCCCTGACGTCTCGTGGGTCACAACAATACCGTTCATTGACAGTCCCTGAGCTAACCCAGCAGATGTGGGATTCGAAAAACATGATGTGTGCAGCAGACCCTCGTCATGGTCGTTACTTGACAGCTTCTGCCATGTTCAGAGGAAAAATGAGCACAAAGGAGGTTGATGAGCAGATGCTTAACGTGCAAAACAAGAATTCTTCCTACTTTGTTGAGTGGATTCCCAGCAATGTGAAGTCCACAGTTTGTGACATCCCACCTACTGGATTAAAGATGGCATCCACTTTCATTGGTAACTCGACATCCATACAGGAGATGTTTAGGAGGGTGAGTGAGCAGTTTACTGCTATGTTTAGGAGGAAGGCTTTCTTGCATTGGTATACTGGTGAAGGAATGGACGAGATGGAGTTCACTGAGGCAGAGAGCAACATGAATGATTTGGTTGCGGAATATCAGCAGTACCAAGATGCAACAGCTGAGGAGGACGAGTATGaagatgaggaagaagaggagcaGTATGAATGA